GCCGCCGCGGCAGGCCGTCTGGGTGCTGCCGACACTCCTCGCCCTCCCGCTGGCCGGAGTCGGAGCCGCGGTGGCGACCGCGCTGATCACCGTCGCGGCAAGGCAGGAATGGCGCAGCAGAAGGGAAACCACCGCGGCGCTCACCCGAGCCGAGCAGACTTCCGCCGCGCTGCGCACGATGGTCGCCGAGCTGCGGGCCGGGGCTCACCCGGTGCTCGCGGCCGAGGCGGCGGCCGAAGCCGTCCCCGCGCTAAGCGGCGAGCTCACCAACCTCGCCACCGCCGCAAGACTCGACGGCACGCTCGAATCCAAAGAACTCCCGGAACTCGCCGCCGCCTGGACCCTCGCCGGCCGGCACGGCCTCCCCATCGCCGACGTCCTCGATGCGACCCGCCGCGACGTCGACGCCGCCACCACCTTCGCCCGGCGGCTCCACGCCAAGATGGCCGGTCCGCGGATGAGCGCGACCGTGCTGACCGGGCTGCCCGTCCTCTGTCTCGCCATGGGGCAGGCCATCGGCGCCGAACCGCTGACCGTCCTCACCCACACCGTCCTCGGTCAGCTGTTCCTGGTCGCCGGCGCCGCACTGCTCTGGGCGGGCACCGCGTGGTCCCGAGCGCTCACCGGCCGCCGGGAGGTCCGATGACGCCGTACGTTCTCGCCGCCGTCGCGCTGCTCGTCTGGCCGAGTGGGCCGAAGCCGCGGAGCCTCGCGCCGCCAACCACAAGGCGGCCGACGCTGCCGAGCCTCCGCACGAGACACGCCCTCGGCGCGGCGGTGGCCGGAGCGTCGGTAGCCGTCGTCGCCGGACTGACGGGCGGCGTGCTGGCGGGAGCAACAGCCTGGTGGCTCCTCCACCGCTCCCGCCGACCCAAACCCCGCGACGACGTCACCGAACGCCTGAACTCCGCCGCCACCCTCGACCTCCTCGGCGCCTGCCTCCGCACGGGCTTGCCGGTGCCGACTGCTCTCGAAGCCGTCAGCGCCGCGGCACCCGAGCAGACGTCGACCGCCATGAAGGCCACCGCCAACCTCCTCGCACTCGGCGCCGGACCGGCCGAAGCCTGGGCCCAGCTCAAAACCCGGCCCGGGTTCGAGGAGCTGTCGGTCGCCGCGACCCGCACGGCCCGGTCCGGCGCCGCGCTGGCCGCGACGGCCGGAGAAGTCTCCCGCCGCCTGCGCGACGGGATCGGCGTCGAGGCCGAGGAGCGCGCGGAACGGGCCGGGGTCGCGCTCGCGCTGCCGGTGGGGCTCTGTTTCCTCCCCGCGTTCTTCGTGCTCGGCGTGCTGCCGGTGGTGCTCGGCCTGGCCGAGCGGATCGGGAGCGTGTTGTAGATGAATCCACAATGGACAGAAAGGACCGATCATGCACTTCCTCCCCGGAGACGAGGGCACCACCACGGCGGAGTACGCCATCGGCACGGTGGCCGCCGCGGCGTTCGCGCTCGCGCTGTTCGTGCTGCTCAGCGGCGATTCGATCAGCACGGCGCTGTCAGGTCTCGTGCAGCGGGCCCTGACGGTGGCGACCTGATGGCCGGCCGTCGCCGGGACGGCGGGATGGTCACGGTCGAAGCCGCCCTTTCGCTGGGCGCGCTCACGGCCGTGGTGGCTCTGCTGCTCGCCGGCCTCGCCGCGGTGCTCGGGCACATCCGGTGCCTCGACGCCGCCCGCGAAGCCGCGCGCCTGGCCGCCGCCGGACAGCCCGGTGCGGCCGAGGCCGTCGTGCAGACGATCGCGCCCCGCGGCGCGCGCCTCACCATCCGCCGGTCCGGCGACGGCATCACCGCCGAGGTCACCACCGAAACCCTCACCGGCTTTCACTTGGACGCCAGTGCTTACGCCGTCGCCGAACCCGGAGCACAGCAATGAGGGGCAACGACGAAGGCGTCGCCACCGTGTGGACGGCCATCGTGATCGCCGCGCTCGTCGGCCTCGCCGCGGCGGGGTGCTGGCTCGGCGCGGCCGTGGCGGCGAGGCATCGGGTGGAGGCCGCCGCCGACCTCGGCGCGCTGGCCGCGGCCGCGCACGCCGCCGACGGGCCCGCCCGGGCCTGCGACCGCGCTCGTGAGGTGGCCGATCACGAGGGCGCGGTCGTCACGGCTTGCAGTTGGCGCGAGCGCGACGCCCTCGTCGAGGTGCGAGCTGCAAGTCCACCCGTTCCCGGCTTGCCGCCGCCCTCGGCGCGGGCCCGGGCCGGGCCCGTTGGCCTCCCGGAGTGACGCCCGCCACCGCTCGTCCCCGAGTGGTCACGACGAGTGGCGGGCGATGTGGATCATCACCGGGGCAACCAGACGCACTGTCTCGACGAGCGGCGAACAGCCACGAGCAGCGGTAGCTGACGCACGGCGAGCGGTTAAAGCGGCTGGTCAGAGGCGCAAACGACCTGGTGCGCCTCAGTGGCTGCGAAGGGCGGCGAAAGTGTCAACCCGCGTGCTGGAGGGCCTCAGCGGGGGCTCAACGGCCGATCATCGGCTGTCCGTTATCGGCCGAGCGGTGCGGTACCGGGCGTTCATCGCCCAGTAACCACCGGTTGTCGCGCGGCTCTTCCGCGCAATGTGCAAATTGCCGTTTAGTGAGACGTGCGCCACCAACGGCCCCGACCCGGGTGGCGCGAAACCGGACCTTGAAGGCAGGAAAGCAATGTTGGACGCGAATTGGCCGGACAGCTGGCGGAGTGCCTTCCGCATCGAACTTCGTGCGGAGGCGATCGGCCTCGCTTGGCGCGGCTGGCCGGTGCTCCCGGGGGCGACCCCGGCGCCGATCACCGGTGAGGGCGACGACCTCACGTGGCGCCGGCCGGTGCCGGTGCGGGACGACTGGCGCGAGCTGGTCGGCACCCACGCCCACGAGGTCGCCACCTGGTTCTCCGCCCGCACCCACAGCCTGCTCGTGGCCACAGGCACGGTCGTCGACGCCATCGAGGTCGACGACGAGCTGGGCAAGCGCGCCGCTCGCCTGCTGCGTGCCCTCGGGCACCCGGCGCCGATCGTCGCGATGCCCAACGGCCGCTGGCTGTTCCTCACCACGCCCGCCGACCACATCCCGGCCGAGCTCGCCGAGCAGGCGTCCGTGCAGTGGCACGGTGCCGGCAGCTACATCCCGCTGCCGCCGTCGCCGTTCCAGCACGGTGTCGTGCACTGGCGCGTGAAGCCCGAGGTGTGCGGCTGGCAGCTGCCCGACCCGGCCGAGGTGCACGACGTGCTCATGCGCGCCCTCGCCGACGAGCACGCCCCGCTGCTCGTGGAGACCACCGCTGCCTGACCGGTTCGACCCCGGCAAGCAGCGTCGACAACTGAAGAGATTTCACGCACCACTGTGGCCGCACTGCTCCCCGTGCTGACGCAATGCCCCAAGCACGGTATCCAGTACGGCCACCGCCCCTGCCTTGTCCAGTGGTTCGTTGCCGTTCCCGCACTTCGGCGACTGAACGCAGGACGGGCAGCCCGTCGGGCACTCGCAGGAGACGATCGCCTCCCGCGTTGCGGCCAGCCACGGGACAATCGCGGCATAACCGCGGTCGGCAAATCCCGCACCCCCGGGATGCCCATCGTGCACGAACACCGTTGCCTCCCCGGTGTCCTCGTGCCACGCGGTAGACACCCCGCCGATGTCCCAGCGGTCGCACGTAGCGAACAGCGGTAGCAGGCCGATCGCCGCGTGCTCGGCGGCATGCAGGGCACCGGGGACGCGCGCCGGAACCAATCCGGCGCCCCCCGGTGCTCTGCCAGCACCCCCGGTCCCCACCGGCGCCTCACCCTCGGCCCCGACCCGAGCGCCCCCGGTCCCCACCAGCGCGACGGTCTCGGCCCGAGCATCAGCACCAGCCCCGCCCTCAGCACCCCCGGTCCCCGCCGACACGACGGCCGCACCCGCGGCGTCACCCAGAGCACCCCCGGTCCTCGCCGACACGACGGCCGCACCCGCGGCGTCACCCAGAGCACCCCCGGTCCTCGCCGACACGACGGCCGCACCCGCGGCGTCACCCAGAGCACCCCCGGTCCCCGCCGCCTCCACGCTCTCGGCCCCGACCCGAGCGCCCCCGGTCCCCACGGGCGCGACGGCCGCACCCGCGGCGTCACCCAGAGCACCCCCGGTCCCCGCCGCCTCCACGCTCTCGGCCCCGACCCGAGCGCCCCCGGTCCCCACGGGCGCGACGGCCGCACCCGCGGCGTCACCCAGAGCACCCCCGGTCCCCGCCGCCTCCACGCTCTCGGCCCCGACCCGAGCGCCCCCGGTCCCCACGGGCGCGACGGCCGCACCCGCGGCGTCACCCAGAGCACCCCCGGTCCCCGCCGCCTCCACGCTCTCGGCCCCGACCCGAGCGCCCCCGGTCCCCACGGGCGCGACGGCCGCACCCGCGGCGTCACCCAGAGCACCCCCGGTCCCCGCCGCCTCCACGCTCTCGGTCCCGATCCGGGCGCCTTCGGTCCCTGCCGGCACGACGGCCGCAACCGCGGTGTTGCGCAGCGCGCCCTTGGTCCCCGCCGATTCCATGCTCTCGGCCCCGACCCGCGCGCCCCCGGTCCCTGCCGGCGCGATGGTCGCAGTCGCGGCGTCGCTAGGAGCACCCTCGGTCCCGATTCGAGCGGCTCCGGTCCCCGCCGGCACGACGGCATCCGCACCCGCGGCGTCGCCCAGCGCACCGTCGGTCTCTACCGACTCCATGCTCTCGGTCCCGATCCGAGCGCCCCCGGTCCCCACCGGCGCGACGGCCCCGGCCCGCGCCGCGCCCAGGGCACCGGTCCCCACCCGATGCGACGGGCCGAGCAGATCGCTCGTCACCGTGTACCAGACGGCGCGCGTGCGCAGGCTCTGTTCCGGCAGGTCGAGCGGCGTGTGGTCCAGCACCTCACCCGACGGGCGGCGGCGCAGGTAGCCGACGACCTGCGACGTCACCGCCACCTCGCCGAGGCTCACCGTGACACCGCCGTGGGAGCACTGTTCCTGCGTGGACAGCACCGAGATGTCCACGACCTCCCTCGGCGACGTGTGCCAGTCCGGGTCCTCGGCGTGCACGAGGGCGAGGCCGGTCTCGAGGTCGAGCTCGTCGACGACGTATGACGAACCCTGGTGCAGGTACACCGCACCCGGGTGCACCGCGTAGCAAGCCGACCCCGGGTCGACGGTGCCGAGCATGCGGCCGGAATCGGCCTCCACCACGGCGATCTGGTCGCCGCCCGAGCCGCGGATGCCGACTTCCGCGTGGGGGCGCTCGCGCGCGGTCCAGTACCAGCCGCTGGACCGGCGGCGCAGCAGTTTCTCCTCCGCCAGGTCCGCGAGCACCGCGCGCGCGGCCGGACCGCCGAATGTCTCCAGCTCGGGTTCCGTCAACGG
The sequence above is a segment of the Amycolatopsis sp. 2-15 genome. Coding sequences within it:
- a CDS encoding type II secretion system F family protein, which translates into the protein MITAWPFLCFGTAILAWPTLPTRLLSPPRRRLTIPTPPRQAVWVLPTLLALPLAGVGAAVATALITVAARQEWRSRRETTAALTRAEQTSAALRTMVAELRAGAHPVLAAEAAAEAVPALSGELTNLATAARLDGTLESKELPELAAAWTLAGRHGLPIADVLDATRRDVDAATTFARRLHAKMAGPRMSATVLTGLPVLCLAMGQAIGAEPLTVLTHTVLGQLFLVAGAALLWAGTAWSRALTGRREVR
- a CDS encoding type II secretion system F family protein, which codes for MTPYVLAAVALLVWPSGPKPRSLAPPTTRRPTLPSLRTRHALGAAVAGASVAVVAGLTGGVLAGATAWWLLHRSRRPKPRDDVTERLNSAATLDLLGACLRTGLPVPTALEAVSAAAPEQTSTAMKATANLLALGAGPAEAWAQLKTRPGFEELSVAATRTARSGAALAATAGEVSRRLRDGIGVEAEERAERAGVALALPVGLCFLPAFFVLGVLPVVLGLAERIGSVL
- a CDS encoding DUF4244 domain-containing protein is translated as MHFLPGDEGTTTAEYAIGTVAAAAFALALFVLLSGDSISTALSGLVQRALTVAT
- a CDS encoding TadE family type IV pilus minor pilin — its product is MAGRRRDGGMVTVEAALSLGALTAVVALLLAGLAAVLGHIRCLDAAREAARLAAAGQPGAAEAVVQTIAPRGARLTIRRSGDGITAEVTTETLTGFHLDASAYAVAEPGAQQ
- a CDS encoding Rv3654c family TadE-like protein; translation: MRGNDEGVATVWTAIVIAALVGLAAAGCWLGAAVAARHRVEAAADLGALAAAAHAADGPARACDRAREVADHEGAVVTACSWRERDALVEVRAASPPVPGLPPPSARARAGPVGLPE
- a CDS encoding bifunctional DNA primase/polymerase, producing the protein MLDANWPDSWRSAFRIELRAEAIGLAWRGWPVLPGATPAPITGEGDDLTWRRPVPVRDDWRELVGTHAHEVATWFSARTHSLLVATGTVVDAIEVDDELGKRAARLLRALGHPAPIVAMPNGRWLFLTTPADHIPAELAEQASVQWHGAGSYIPLPPSPFQHGVVHWRVKPEVCGWQLPDPAEVHDVLMRALADEHAPLLVETTAA
- a CDS encoding DEAD/DEAH box helicase — encoded protein: MSRVTAGLPVSENPVTHVAELPARAAGFAAWPEWAAPSVVSAFAGSGVETPWKHQVEAASLAHAGSHVVVSTGTASGKSLAYQLPVLSALATGSAATALYLSPTKALGADQLRSVSSLDVPAVRAASYDGDTPMTERDWVRAHANWVFTNPDMLHRGILSSHSRWTRFFKNLAYVVVDECHSYRGVFGSHVALLLRRLRRVAAHYGASPVFVLASATTASPAEFASRLTGLPCAAVTEDASPRGARTVALWEPPLLDELTGENGAPVRRSAGVETARILTDLVMEGARSLAFVRSRRGAELTALGARRLLSEVDPALAETVAAYRSGFLPEERRALEAALLSGRLLGVATTNALELGVDIAGLDAVVLAGYPGTLASFWQQAGRAGRSGDEALVVFVARDDPLDTYLVHHPAALLERPVETAVLDPTNPYVLGPQLACAVAELPLTEPELETFGGPAARAVLADLAEEKLLRRRSSGWYWTARERPHAEVGIRGSGGDQIAVVEADSGRMLGTVDPGSACYAVHPGAVYLHQGSSYVVDELDLETGLALVHAEDPDWHTSPREVVDISVLSTQEQCSHGGVTVSLGEVAVTSQVVGYLRRRPSGEVLDHTPLDLPEQSLRTRAVWYTVTSDLLGPSHRVGTGALGAARAGAVAPVGTGGARIGTESMESVETDGALGDAAGADAVVPAGTGAARIGTEGAPSDAATATIAPAGTGGARVGAESMESAGTKGALRNTAVAAVVPAGTEGARIGTESVEAAGTGGALGDAAGAAVAPVGTGGARVGAESVEAAGTGGALGDAAGAAVAPVGTGGARVGAESVEAAGTGGALGDAAGAAVAPVGTGGARVGAESVEAAGTGGALGDAAGAAVAPVGTGGARVGAESVEAAGTGGALGDAAGAAVVSARTGGALGDAAGAAVVSARTGGALGDAAGAAVVSAGTGGAEGGAGADARAETVALVGTGGARVGAEGEAPVGTGGAGRAPGGAGLVPARVPGALHAAEHAAIGLLPLFATCDRWDIGGVSTAWHEDTGEATVFVHDGHPGGAGFADRGYAAIVPWLAATREAIVSCECPTGCPSCVQSPKCGNGNEPLDKAGAVAVLDTVLGALRQHGEQCGHSGA